The Chaetodon trifascialis isolate fChaTrf1 chromosome 16, fChaTrf1.hap1, whole genome shotgun sequence genome includes a region encoding these proteins:
- the kdm6bb gene encoding lysine (K)-specific demethylase 6B, b has product MYHPAELYSGRNTWDSYPAGGPNRGQWAPVNSRPWSHTRCQEGRNQSHHLPSSRLYNRGERTVNRVQDKGISKGHRQPLRLWDGKERPFEAQNWHHNSTRSFHTRAGTNNGYLTGPGDRYVNWDNSVSNSVHGGPRLHRNNREIQSPPERWAPSDCRRSFPGRMINNRPGPWKRPDLHQRRDQLHQHSPPPQHPLSPREECPAKRRRDSGPDQSSHPGSRHLPLLAHAPSPPRHHRCSQDDWKPLNDRGGPCHHSDHRTSTTQQQETSKLRAGGHSFSNSNLATLSQSCGSRPPHHGSRGKVDRKISSSPADHTRVPYSHQNHHYHYQRHTGHPRALQHNPSLHSLEDSRSHHHKQSTEPQRTHQRVISRDLALAKSSGADSPPYSSLLCSTNDGGSTASSPCAPSSPSSYTVAIGRKDPSVIRQCSPGLSGQQKLQGSPNHTLRPSLTCTTSLPSHAGPKSRFSDVKYRKTSQPLCSRQSPHSRSRVNKPERELEEHKKTDKLVKKERKGEAQKTNRKGEERKRRKKKEEKRLAERKKKRDKVAKKERRLALKSKVIEKEMFTSTFTSNFSGEAKMSKMETTTLSPENQSQPPPKHKHRMRNERAERTHRPSTNTPHSSCTSPQPSSKSESLKIPKKSSNPQKPPAKKQPMQTLPRNTSPNQTSKKPTTVTQSTDGPKATLNDTLPCLLFKALAPLTTACSISLEQPMHGKEGGQRGLLNAPDLQPVAVMGNLHEMGDNLANTPPVLSWQGSPVSTLGEDEEELENGMISRPVLQPSPTQCLSPPPVDGESIDDMNKKHCEGPPANHSHDGISELCNLSCATEPVTEDEKEEEEENSGETSGSLLRELQHHKTGLDDVFKSLATFLGGQRVTCRGGPFGGPLAGANRGVKYSSSLELGPEIHCQEDQDFSPKSDPTASSKPGNQSPTHATSDTCLKSHSSTDLMEAVTDTPAQQKQEEVEIDIKEKPEGKETEIFTKRTEPSLLDGSLSAKLRLTTTHTASFTSLISVSTKEERGKSEKTQHIGADRKRKQKAKDGGREGEIKIKIKTEESSVICHKNKANEISSFKEGDVSSSVLVISSNSPRPLKDRTKGQIPQETQTLCGKDTQREDVDIENIEEKILTEKKEHVVELENKISSADGNINTKTPSSVSTVTINTSKLCVSTSASKPPCSLAPVDPLKLKALSMGLSKELKILLIKVESAGRQTFNISEVEEQRIPLSKISIENTATEVIRACKATRVKGKFKESFLLPAFSVKPSISIDIAIPREKLNPPTPSIYLESKRDAFSPVLLQFCTDPKNAVTVIRGLAGSLRLNLGLFSTKSLVEANADHAVEVRTQVQQPADENWDPSGSAQTWPCESSRSHTTIAKYAQYQASSFQESLQEEKESENEEEGEQAKPSDPSATTKAALTQANSKAAPVFSKAQPANANTTPSSEQKTVGKIIKFGTNIDLSDLKRWKPQLQELLKLPAFMRVESSNNMLSHVGHTILGMNTVQLYMKVPGSRTPGHQENNNFCSVNINIGPGDCEWFAVHEHYWESINRFCEKHGVDYLTGSWWPVLEDLYSSNIPVYRFIQRPGDLVWINAGTVHWVQAVGWCNNIAWNVGPLNSYQYQLALERFEWNEVKKVKSIVPMIHVSWNVARTIKISDQDTFKMIKHCLMQSIKHIQILREQLVAAGKKICYQSRVKDEPAYYCNECDVEVFDLLFVTSENSTKKSYVVHCEDCARAKSPSLAGVVVLEQYRMEELMKIYDSFTLAPSSLSK; this is encoded by the exons ATGTATCACCCAGCAGAGCTGTACTCTGGCCGTAACACATGGGACTCCTATCCAGCTGGAGGACCTAACAGAGGACAATGGGCTCCTGTAAACAGTCGCCCCTGGAGCCACACAAG ATGCCAAGAAGGGCGCAATCAATCACATCATCTGCCATCAAGTCGTCTTTATAATAG GGGGGAGAGAACAGTCAACCGTGTCCAGGACAAGGGCATCTCTAAGGGGCACAGACAACCTCTACGTCTTTGGGATGGCAAAGAGCGACCATTTGAGGCCCAGAACTGGCATCACAATTCCACACGCTCGTTCCACACCCGAGCTGGCACGAACAACGGTTATCTAACAGGACCAGGAGATCGCTACGTAAACTGGGACAACAGTGTCAGCAACTCTGTG CACGGGGGTCCTCGCCTGCATCGCAACAACAGAGAGATCCAGTCCCCACCAGAGAGATGGGCCCCATCAGACTGCCGCAGGAGCTTTCCAGGCAGAATGATAAACAACAGACCAGGACCCTGGAAAAGGCCAGACCTCCACCAGCGGCGAGACCAACTGCACCAGCACAGTCCACCCCCACAGCACCCTCTATCTCCTAGGGAAGAGTGTCCAGCCAAGAGGAGAAGGGACTCTGGCCCTGATCAG TCATCTCATCCTGGATCAAGGCATTTACCTTTACTTGCCCACGCCCCATCACCACCTCGCCATCACCGCTGCAGCCAAGACGACTGGAAGCCTCTTAATGACAGGGGGGGTCCTTGCCACCACTCTGACCACAGGACCTCAACAACACAGCAACAG GAAACCTCTAAACTGCGAGCTGGAGGACATAGCTTCAGTAACAGTAACCTAGCAACTCTAAGCCAGAGCTGTGGCAGCAGACCACCACATCatggaagcagagggaaggTCGACCGGAAAATCTCGTCTTCACCAGCAGACCACACCCGTGTGCCTTACAGCCACCAAAACCATCATTACCACTATCAACGGCACACAGGCCACCCCAGAGCCCTACAGCACAACCCGTCACTACACTCTCTTGAGGACTCGCGGAGCCATCACCACAAACAAAGCACA GAACCTCAGCGCACTCATCAAAGGGTCATTTCAAGGGATCTGGCCCTCGCCAAGTCTTCTGGTGCAGACTCGCCTCCCTATTCATCCCTCCTCTGCAGTACTAATGATGGAGGCTCTACTGCCAGCAGTCCATGTGCTCCTTCCAGTCCCTCTTCATACACGGTGGCGATTGGCAGAAAAGATCCCTCAGTCATTCGTCAGTGTAGTCCTGGCCTCAGTGGACAGCAGAAACTCCAGGGAAGCCCTAATCACACCCTGAGACCTAGCCTGACATGTACCACATCTCTTCCATCTCACGCTGGTCCAAAATCCAGGTTTTCAGACGTCAAATACAGAAAGACCTCACAGCCCCTCTGCTCAAGACAGTCGCCCCACAGCAGATCAAGAGTGAACAAGCCTGAGAGGGAGTTGGaagaacacaaaaaaacagataagctggtgaaaaaggagagaaagggtGAAGctcaaaagacaaacagaaagggtgaagaaagaaaaaggcggaagaaaaaagaggaaaaaaggttggctgagagaaaaaagaagagggatAAAGTGgcaaagaaggaaagaaggcTTGCCTTGAAAAGCAAAGTCATAGAAAAGGAAATGTTCACTTCCACCTTTACTTCCAACTTCTCAGGAGAGGCTAAAATGAGTAAAATGGAGACTACAACTCTGTCTCCGGAGAATCAAAGCCAGCCACCGCCCAAACACAAGCACAGGATGAGGAACGAACgagcagagaggacacacaggCCATCCACAAACACTCCTCATTCCAGCTGCACTTCACCACAGCCATCCTCCAAATCGGAAAGTCTCAAAATTCCCAAGAAGAGCAGCAACCCCCAAAAACCTCCTGCCAAGAAACAGCCAATGCAAACTCTGCCCAGGAACACCAGTCCCAACCAGACCAGCAAGAAGCCCACCACTGTCACCCAATCAACAGACGGACCAAAAGCAACGCTCAATGATACACTCCCTTGTCTTTTATTTAAAGCCTTAGCACCTCTCACTACAGCATGCTCTATTAGCTTAGAGCAGCCCATGCATGGCAAAgaaggagggcagagaggactGCTCAATGCCCCAGACCTACAGCCTGTGGCAGTGATGGGAAACTTGCATGAAATGGGAGACAATCTTGCGAACACCCCTCCTGTTCTCAGCTGGCAGGGCTCTCCAGTGTCAACTctgggagaggatgaggaggagcttGAAAACGGAATGATAAGTAGACCTGTTCTCCAGCCCAGCCCCACCCAGTGCTTGTCCCCTCCACCTGTTGATGGCGAGAGCATTGATGATATGAATAAGAAGCATTGTGAAGGTCCACCGGCCAATCATTCCCACGATGGCATATCTGAACTCTGTAATCTGTCTTGTGCAACGGAACCAGTTACTGAGgatgaaaaggaagaagaggaggaaaacagtggGGAAACTTCTGGCTCTCTTCTTCGTGAGCTTCAACATCATAAAACAGGTTTGGATGATGTCTTCAAGAGCCTGGCCACTTTTCTGGGAGGCCAGAGGGTCACATGCCGAGGTGGTCCTTTCGGGGGACCTCTTGCTGGCGCCAACAGAGGAGTGAAGTACTCTTCTTCTCTTGAATTGGGGCCAGAGATCCACTGTCAAGAGGATCAGGATTTCTCCCCCAAATCAGATCCCACAGCATCTTCCAAACCTGGTAATCAATCACCAACTCACGCTACCTCAGATACATGTTTGAAATCCCACAGTTCCACAGATCTGATGGAGGCTGTCACGGACACTCCGGCACAGCAGAAGCAGGAAGAAGTTGAGATTGATATAAAAGAGAAACCAGAGGGCAAGGAAACAGAGATCTTCACTAAGAGAACAGAGCCGTCTCTTCTGGACGGGTCACTGAGTGCAAAGCTGAGACTGACCACAACACATACAGCCTCTTTCACCAGCCTCATTTCTGTCTCCAccaaggaagagagaggaaagagtgaaAAGACCCAACACATAggtgcagacaggaagagaaaacaaaaggctaaagatggaggaagagaaggagagatcAAGATTaagataaagacagaagaaagcaGTGTCATCtgtcataaaaacaaagcaaatgaaataagTAGTTTTAAAGAGGGGGATGTTTCATCCTCAGTGCTCGTCATCTCCAGCAACTCACCCAGACCTCTCAAAGACAGAACGAAGGGCCAGATTCCTCAGGAAACTCAAACCCTGTGTGGCAAAGACACCCAGAGAGAGGATGTGGACATTGAGAACATTGAGGAAAAGATACttacagagaagaaagaacaTGTTGTTGAGTTAGAAAATAAGATATCCTCTGCAGATGGAAACATAAACACCAAGACCCCTAGCTCAGTGTCAACTGTAACAATCAACACATCCAAATTATGTGTGTCCACATCAGCAAGTAAACCTCCCTGCTCATTAGCTCCAGTTGACCCACTAAAACTGAAAGCATTGTCCATGGGCTTGTCTAAGGAGCTTAAGATCCTCTTGATTAAAGTGGAGAGTGCTGGAAGACAAACGTTCAACATATCCGAGGTTGAGGAGCAAAGAATCCCACTCTCCAAGATCAGCATCGAAAACACGGCTACCGAAGTGATCAGAGCTTGCAA GGCGACAAGGGTGAAGGGGAAATTCAAGGAGTCGTTCCTGCTTCCCGCCTTCTCTGTTAAACCCAGTATTTCCATTGATATCGCCATACCTCGAGAAAAGCTTAACCCTCCTACACCAAGCATCTAC ttgGAGAGCAAGAGGGACGCCTTCTCTCCCGTTCTGCTCCAGTTCTGCACTGATCCCAAAAACGCTGTTACAGTCATCAGAGGCCTTGCTGGCTCTCTCCGCCTTA ACCTTGGTCTGTTCTCCACCAAATCTCTGGTGGAGGCCAATGCGGACCACGCTGTGGAAGTGAGGACTCAGGTTCAGCAGCCCGCTGATGAGAACTGGGATCCCAGTGGTTCGGCGCAGACGTGGCCGTGCGAAAGCAGCCGCTCACACACCACCATTGCCAAATACGCCCAGTACCAGGCTTCCAGCTTCCAGGAGAGCCTGCAG gaggagaaggagagtgagaatgaagaggaaggagagcaggCCAAGCCCTCAGACCCATCAGCCACTACAAAAGCTGCTCTGACACAAGCCAACAGTAAAGCTGCTCCCGTCTTCAGCAAAGCCCAGCCTGCTAATGCCAACACCACACCCAG ctcagagcagaaaacagtggGAAAGATCATTAAATTTGGGACCAATATTGACCTCTCTGACCTTAAAAG GTGGAAGCCGCAGCTGCAGGAGCTTCTGAAGCTGCCAGCTTTCATGCGTGTGGAATCCAGTAACAACATGCTCAGCCACGTTGGTCACACAATCCTGGGCATGAACACCGTGCAGCTCTACATGAAGGTGCCAGGCAGCCGCACACCAG GTCATCAAGAGAACAATAATTTCTGCTCAGTCAACATCAATATCGGGCCTGGTGACTGTGAGTGGTTTGCGGTCCATGAGCACTACTGGGAGTCTATCAACAGATTCTGTGAGAA GCATGGAGTAGACTACCTGACGGGGTCCTGGTGGCCAGTCCTGGAAGACCTCTACAGCTCCAACATCCCTGTGTACCGCTTCATTCAGAGGCCGGGTGACCTGGTTTGGATCAATGCGGGGACTGTGCACTGGGTCCAGGCGGTGGGCTGGTGCAACAACATCGCCTGGAACGTAGGACCGCTCAACT CGTACCAATATCAACTCGCCCTGGAGCGATTCGAGTGGAACGAGGTGAAGAAGGTTAAGTCAATTGTTCCCATGATCCACGTTTCCTGGAATGTTGCTCGCACCATCAAGATCAGCGACCAGGATACCTTCAAGATGATCAA ACACTGCCTGATGCAGTCCATCAAGCACATCCAGATCCTGAGAGAGCAGCTGGTGGCTGCAGGGAAGAAGATCTGTTACCAGAGTCGTGTGAAGGACGAGCCAGCCTACTACTGCAACGAGTGTGAT gtggaggtgtttgaCCTGCTGTTTGTGACCAGCGAGAACAGCACTAAGAAGAGCTACGTGGTGCACTGTGAGGACTGTGCCCGAGCTAAGAGCCCATCGCTGGCAGGAGTAGTGGTGCTGGAACAGTATCGgatggaggagctgatgaaAATCTACGACAGCTTCACGCTG GCTCCATCTTCCTTATCAAAGTGA
- the LOC139345036 gene encoding endonuclease domain-containing 1 protein gives MGSIQCKATVVFDFNHVERCKDSLYMGTPPRGFVDTKLKKICQRYADKPRFVTLYDPHKRIPVYSAYTFKKTEGDRRVDYPWMYEPQLAEIDGNGNMLPFPTGYLHMKFEDSQAVLDDYSDVVLYERGHLNPDQHQSTPHDRAATYTLTNVVPEIREFNIGPWREYEERIRVRLNNFCRGTAFIVTGVTTRGNMIRRNNQDRVAIPEDVWSAYCCTDYDRNAPHDVRIRFPSHAAMAKNAKEGNSVHEMPVQELEILLKNSMDVDQNLQIFYDNCISPSPLPLYLQHTI, from the exons ATGGGCTCTATCCAGTGCAAAG CAACGGTTGTCTTCGATTTTAATCATGTAGAGAGGTGCAAGGACTCCCTGTACATGGGGACACCACCCCGCGGCTTCGTCGACACCAAACTGAAGAAGATCTGCCAGCGCTACGCAGACAAACCTCGCTTCGTGACCCTGTATGACCCCCACAAGCGGATTCCAGTTTACTCGGCTTACACCTTCaagaaaacagagggagacagacgtGTGGACTATCCATGGATGTATGAGCCGCAG CTGGCAGAAATCGATGGGAATGGAAACATGCTGCCCTTCCCTACTGGTTACCTGCACATGAAGTTTGAGGACAGCCAGGCAGTTCTGGATGACTATTCTGACGTGGTCCTGTATGAGAGAGGTCACCTGAACCCAGACCAGCACCAGTCCACCCCACACGACCGCGCCGCTACGTACACCTTGACCAACGTGGTCCCAGAGATCCGGGAGTTCAACATCGGGCCTTGGCGAGAGTACGAGGAGCGGATCCGGGTCCGTCTCAACAACTTCTGCCGCGGGACGGCCTTCATCGTCACCGGCGTGACCACCAGGGGCAACATGATCCGGCGAAACAATCAAGACCGCGTGGCCATCCCGGAAGACGTGTGGTCCGCGTACTGCTGCACCGACTACGACCGCAACGCACCGCACGACGTCCGCATCCGCTTCCCGTCCCACGCAGCCATGGCCAAGAACGCCAAAGAGGGCAACAGCGTGCATGAGATGCCGGTGCAGGAACTGGAGATCCTTCTGAAAAACAGCATGGATGTGGATCAGAACCTTCAGATCTTCTACGACAACTGCATCTCTCCATCACCGCTCCCTCTTTACCTGCAGCACACTATCTGA